The genomic interval CCGAGCGTTGCGCGCGGCGGCTGCAAGTTGTCACGCGGGCGGAACGGATCGATCCAGGTTTCGAACAGGCGGAAGACAGGTCGCAGGAACATGGAAGCGATATAGGCGGATTGAGGGGAGCGGCAAAGGGAATGAAAACGGACGCAACCTAATATTTTGGTAATAAACGATAACATCGGCGGCATCGCCATTGATTGCCCCCGAACCCGTCACAATCTGACGATACGATCGCGCTTCACCGGAGACAACGTCCATGGAAACGAAAATGCTCGATACGCATATTCCGCTTCCGCTTGCAGACAGGTTGGATGCCTTGGCTCTCGACCTGGCGCTGCCGCGCGACGTAATCGTCACCGAGGCCATCACCGCCTGGCTCGACAGCGAGGAGCGTCGCCGCATCACCACACTGCGCACGCTCGCCGCCGCCAACACCATCGTCGTTGTCGCACACGACCGCGTGATCGACTGGGCCGACAGCCTCTGAACGGCACGCCCGCCACCGGTCTTCCGCAACCGTCTGGCGAGCCCAGATCGTCGTGGTGAAAAGGCCCTCCCCGCTTGCGCCGGGAGGGCCGATCATTATTCCGCGGCCTCTTCTGCCTCCTCGGCGTGATCGGAGAGGAAGCCGCCGGACTGGCGGTTCCAGAGGTCGGCATAGATGCCGCCGCTCTCGATCAGTTCGGCGTGCGAGCCGGCCTCGATGATCCGCCCCTTGTCGAGCACGATCAGCCGGTCCATCTCCGTCAGCGTCGAAAGCCGGTGGGCGATCGCGATCACCGTCTTGCCCTCCATCAGGGCGAAGAGGTTTTCCTGGATTGCCGCCTCGACTTCGGAATCGAGCGCCGAGGTCGCCTCGTCGAGCACCAGGATCGGCGCGTCCTTCAGGAAGACGCGGGCGATCGCGATGCGCTGCCGCTGGCCGCCGGAGAGCTTGACGCCACGTTCGCCGACCTGGGCGTCGAGCCCCCCGCGGCCCTGCATGTCGACGAGCCCCTCGATAAACTCCCAGGCATTGGCGCGCTTGGCGGCCTCGATCACCTCGGCATCGGTCGCCTCCGGCCGCCCGTAGGCGATGTTGTCGCGGATCGACCGGTGCAGCAGCGAAGTGTCCTGCGTCACCACGCCGATCAGCGAACGCAAGCTCTCTTGCGAGACGCCTGATATATCCTGCCCGTCGATGGTGATGCGGCCGGCCTCCAGGTCGTAGAAGCGCAGCAGCAGGTTCATCAGCGTCGTCTTGCCGGCGCCGGAGCGACCGACCAGCCCCACCTTCTCGCCTGCCTTGATGTCGAGCGACAGGTTGTC from Rhizobium lentis carries:
- a CDS encoding CopG family transcriptional regulator, whose amino-acid sequence is METKMLDTHIPLPLADRLDALALDLALPRDVIVTEAITAWLDSEERRRITTLRTLAAANTIVVVAHDRVIDWADSL